The following are from one region of the Littorina saxatilis isolate snail1 linkage group LG4, US_GU_Lsax_2.0, whole genome shotgun sequence genome:
- the LOC138964531 gene encoding protein SEC13 homolog, producing the protein MVSVISSVDTGHEDMIHDAQLDYYGTKLATCSSDRSIKLFDVSSGQQVPIADLRGHEGPVWQLCWAHPMYGSVLASCGYDRKVIIWKETNGSWDKLYEYSNHDSSVNSVCFAPHELGLVLACGSSDGSISVISTTGDGNWDAKKINNAHTIGCNAVSWAPSTSPNALFDQGARQQPAKRFVSGGCDNLVKIWREEDGQWVEDQKLEGHSDWVRDVAWAPSIGLPRNVIATCSQDCRVIIWTNDGTSNHWTSRVLNKFSDVVWHVSWSVTGNILAVSGGDNKVTLWKESVEGQWTCISDVNKGQGQITDQRSSSVEPNYNTRRRLDL; encoded by the exons GTGTCTGTGATCAGTTCCGTGGACACCGGGCATGAAGATATGATT CATGATGCCCAGCTGGACTACTATGGCACAAAGCTGGCTACATGCTCCTCAGATCGCTCCATCAAGTTGTTCGACGTCAGCAGTGGGCAACAGGTACCCATAGCTGACCTCAGAGG ACACGAAGGACCTGTATGGCAGTTGTGTTGGGCTCATCCCATGTACGGCAGCGTGCTTGCTTCCTGTGGATATGACCGCAAGGTGATCATCTGGAAAGAGACCAATGGTTCATGGGACAAACTCTACGAGTATTCCAACCACGACTCTTCTG TAAATTCAGTGTGCTTTGCTCCTCATGAGTTGGGTTTGGTATTGGCCTGTGGAAGTTCTGACGGCTCCATCTCTGTCATCTCTACGACAG GTGACGGTAACTGGGATgccaagaaaataaacaatgcTCACACG ATTGGGTGCAACGCAGTCAGCTGGGCACCCTCCACATCCCCCAACGCTCTGTTTGACCAAGGAGCGCGTCAGCAGCCTGCCAAGCGCTTTGTGTCCGGAGGCTGCGACAACCTCGTCAAAATTTGGAG GGAGGAGGACGGCCAGTGGGTGGAAGACCAGAAGCTCGAGGGACACAGTGACTGGGTGCGAGACGTGGCCTGGGCGCCCTCTATTGGTTTGCCACGCAACGTCATTGCTACCTGCTCACAG GATTGCCGTGTGATCATCTGGACAAACGATGGCACCAGCAACCACTGGACGTCGCGAGTCCTCAACAAGTTCAGCGATGTGGTGTGGCACGTGTCCTGGTCTGTTACTGGCAATATACTGGCCGTGTCGGGTGGCGACAACAAG GTGACGTTATGGAAGGAGTCAGTGGAAGGACAATGGACGTGCATCAGTGATGTCAacaagggtcaaggtcaaatcacaGATCAAAGATCCTCATCTG TAGAACCAAACTACAATACTAGAAGAAGACTTGACCTATAA